The sequence GGCATCCTCTTTATGAAGCGCGGGCGCGGCGGTGTCAAGTTTGAAGACCTTGCGGTTGGTGAAGGCGCCGAAGCGTCGCGGGGAACCGATGTTGAGGTTGTCTATACGCTTGTGCTGAACCGAGGCGACATTGTGGAGGCCGACCAACCCTACGCGTTTCGCATTGCTGGTCGCAGCGTCATTGCGGGCCTTAAGTATGGGGTTGAGGGGATGCGTGCTGGCGGAGAGCGCAGAATCCGTGTCGGTCCACATCTCGCCTATCGAGACCAGGTGGTTCCGGGCAAAATTCCAGCAAACGCGGTATTGGAGTTCCGGGTGAAGCTACTCAAGGTCACTGCGCAGGAATCAAGCTCGGATGCCTAACAAATCGCTGGAGCGGACGCGTGAAAGATAAAGTACCAAGCTCGTAAGGCAGCGCGCGCGCCGCTCAGCTCAACCGTTACGCTCCCTGCGATTTGTAGACAAGGGACGAAGCTGTGCTTAGAGATTGTGGCATAGATAGAACTCGCAGTACGGATAACCAATCATTGCAGCGGACGGTATGGACATCCTTTCGGAAATGCAGAGTATATTTACCGCCGCTGAATTCAGCTGTTAGCCGTCAATGAACACCGCATGCCGCTACTATCTCAACGGCGAAGTGCCTCATCTCATTGGGCAACGCTGCACTGGCTTTGTTCTCCAGCACGTTTTTCGAAGGTCAGCAGATCACTGATCAAGTCAACGTCGCCTACTTGCGCTTTGCTGAGCAGTGGTATCGCTTGTACTTCGAATGCGAAACTATCTTCTGGCGCATGTCAGAGCCACCGGAGGCGGCAGAAAACTCAGATCTCTCCTATGGGTTGCTGCTCAACGATCTTTCGGGCATGGAGTCTGTCGTCGGTCAAACGGTTCAATCAGTCGCCTACACAGCATTCGAGTCCGGCGATGTGCGAGCCACAATTATGTTTACCAACGGCAAAAGTCTTGAGTTCGAGCATAGCTGTGAAGCCGATTCAACCCGCCTTGCTGGTTAACCCCTCCGTCAAGGGGGCTGCTTGCGGCTTGCCGCAAGCAGCCCCTTACGTCGAACGTTAGAGGGTGTTTTAAAAGTC comes from Neosynechococcus sphagnicola sy1 and encodes:
- a CDS encoding FKBP-type peptidyl-prolyl cis-trans isomerase, whose product is MKRGRGGVKFEDLAVGEGAEASRGTDVEVVYTLVLNRGDIVEADQPYAFRIAGRSVIAGLKYGVEGMRAGGERRIRVGPHLAYRDQVVPGKIPANAVLEFRVKLLKVTAQESSSDA